One segment of Thermodesulfovibrio sp. 3907-1M DNA contains the following:
- a CDS encoding HAD-IC family P-type ATPase: MRNWYQLSIRDIYQKLNTNEKGLTSEEVRKRLVKYGYNRLQEEDRVKKFKIFLHQFTSPLIYILLIAGTISIVLKEYIDAAVIFAVVILNAIIGYFQEYKAEQSVRALKKMLVPKAKVLRDAVEREISSEELVPGDIVLLYSGIRVPADIRLIHTVELKIDESILTGESLPVEKHHHTIKEENLTYGDQKNMAFMGTVVVSGRAKGVVVETGMNTVFGKIAKHIKEAEAVRAPLQDKITKFANAIGILVLSASVMLFIAGLIVGESIKEMFMTAVAAAVAAIPEGLPVVVTIVLAVGVARMARHNAIVRKLHAVETLGSTTVIGSDKTGTLTKNEMTVKVIYDGKEVYEVEGSGYEPTGRILHEGLSINAAERKHLMDLLRIGLLCNESSVYLDNGDYRIEGDPTEAALIVSAMKAGLNPEEEKEKYRQFAIIPFESERGYMATLNIHKGKRFIFVKGAPEKVIDMCVKDSYGNEIDREKVLHLASEFAKKGLRVLAFAYREVREEIEEISCRELEKCDAVSGLVFAGLQGMIDPPRPEAIEAIKGCKKAGIRVVMITGDHAVTAKAIGEMLGISDSKSKVITGKELENMSDEELFHKVKEVSVYARVSPEHKLRIVEQFKRHGEIVAVTGDGVNDAPALKSAHIGIAMGKSGTDVAKEASSPFPMCQHRFYG; the protein is encoded by the coding sequence ATGAGGAACTGGTATCAACTTAGCATAAGAGATATTTATCAAAAACTTAACACTAATGAAAAAGGCTTAACCTCTGAAGAAGTCCGGAAAAGGCTTGTTAAATACGGTTATAACAGGCTTCAGGAAGAAGACAGAGTCAAAAAATTTAAGATTTTCCTTCATCAGTTTACAAGCCCTCTTATTTATATTCTTCTAATCGCCGGAACTATCTCCATAGTTCTTAAAGAATACATTGATGCAGCAGTAATCTTTGCAGTGGTCATACTTAATGCAATTATTGGTTATTTTCAGGAATACAAGGCTGAGCAGAGTGTTAGAGCGCTGAAGAAAATGCTCGTTCCAAAGGCAAAGGTGCTGAGGGATGCAGTGGAAAGGGAAATCAGCAGTGAAGAGCTTGTTCCTGGAGATATTGTTCTTCTTTACTCTGGAATTCGTGTTCCTGCGGACATAAGACTTATTCACACTGTTGAACTTAAGATTGATGAATCCATACTTACTGGAGAATCTCTTCCTGTGGAAAAACATCATCACACAATAAAAGAGGAAAATCTCACCTATGGAGACCAGAAAAATATGGCATTCATGGGAACCGTTGTGGTAAGCGGAAGAGCAAAGGGTGTGGTTGTTGAAACAGGAATGAATACAGTATTTGGTAAGATTGCAAAGCACATAAAAGAAGCAGAGGCAGTAAGAGCACCACTTCAGGATAAGATAACAAAATTTGCAAATGCCATTGGAATTCTTGTGCTTTCAGCATCTGTAATGCTTTTCATTGCTGGATTGATTGTGGGTGAGTCAATTAAAGAGATGTTTATGACAGCGGTTGCTGCTGCAGTGGCTGCCATTCCTGAAGGCTTACCCGTTGTTGTAACAATAGTTCTTGCAGTTGGCGTGGCAAGAATGGCAAGGCACAATGCGATTGTAAGAAAGCTTCACGCAGTGGAAACACTTGGTAGCACCACAGTTATTGGCTCAGACAAGACAGGAACACTGACAAAGAATGAGATGACAGTAAAAGTTATTTACGATGGAAAAGAAGTTTATGAAGTAGAAGGAAGTGGATACGAGCCAACTGGCAGGATACTTCATGAAGGCTTGTCCATAAATGCAGCTGAAAGAAAACATCTCATGGATTTATTAAGAATCGGCTTACTTTGCAATGAATCCTCTGTTTATCTGGATAATGGAGATTACAGGATTGAGGGAGATCCAACAGAGGCTGCTTTAATTGTTTCAGCTATGAAAGCAGGACTTAATCCTGAGGAAGAAAAGGAAAAATACAGACAGTTTGCCATAATTCCCTTTGAATCTGAAAGAGGCTATATGGCAACCTTAAACATTCATAAAGGTAAAAGATTCATATTTGTCAAGGGAGCACCTGAAAAAGTTATTGATATGTGTGTGAAGGATTCCTATGGAAATGAAATAGATAGAGAAAAGGTTCTTCATCTTGCCAGTGAGTTTGCAAAGAAAGGGCTCAGAGTTCTTGCATTTGCTTACAGAGAAGTGAGAGAGGAAATTGAAGAAATAAGTTGCAGGGAATTGGAAAAGTGTGATGCTGTCTCAGGTTTAGTTTTTGCTGGATTACAGGGAATGATTGACCCTCCAAGACCTGAAGCAATTGAGGCTATAAAGGGATGTAAAAAGGCAGGTATCAGGGTAGTAATGATTACAGGAGATCATGCAGTTACTGCGAAGGCAATCGGAGAGATGCTTGGAATTTCAGACAGCAAGTCAAAGGTTATTACTGGAAAGGAACTTGAAAATATGAGCGATGAAGAGCTTTTTCATAAAGTAAAGGAAGTCTCAGTTTATGCAAGGGTATCCCCTGAACATAAATTAAGAATTGTTGAGCAGTTCAAGCGTCACGGAGAGATTGTGGCGGTAACAGGTGATGGTGTAAATGATGCACCGGCATTGAAGTCTGCCCATATAGGTATTGCCATGGGCAAAAGCGGAACAGATGTAGCAAAGGAAGCCTCGTCCCCATTCCCTATGTGCCAGCACAGATTTTATGGATAA
- a CDS encoding cation transporting ATPase C-terminal domain-containing protein, with protein MPAQILWINLVTNGLQDVALAFEPGEKGVLERPPRDPKEGIMSKLLIERTIIVGVLISAGIVFNFMNALENGASIEKARTVAVTTMVFFQFFQAWNSRSEYESIFKIPLLSNPFLFFSLIASFLAQLAFIYLPAFQWIFRTQPISMADWQNILLVSLSVIVVVEIDKWFRRKR; from the coding sequence GTGCCAGCACAGATTTTATGGATAAATCTTGTAACAAATGGACTTCAGGATGTAGCTCTTGCCTTTGAGCCAGGAGAAAAGGGAGTTCTTGAAAGACCTCCAAGGGACCCAAAAGAGGGTATAATGTCAAAGCTTTTGATTGAAAGGACAATAATTGTGGGAGTACTAATATCAGCGGGAATAGTTTTTAACTTTATGAATGCACTGGAAAACGGTGCATCTATTGAGAAAGCCCGCACAGTGGCAGTTACCACAATGGTTTTCTTCCAGTTTTTTCAAGCATGGAACAGTCGCTCTGAGTATGAATCCATATTTAAAATCCCTCTGCTCAGCAATCCATTCCTTTTCTTCAGTCTAATTGCATCCTTTCTTGCTCAACTTGCTTTTATATATCTTCCAGCATTTCAGTGGATTTTCAGAACACAGCCAATCTCAATGGCTGACTGGCAGAATATTCTTCTCGTCTCTCTTTCAGTCATAGTGGTTGTTGAAATTGATAAGTGGTTTAGAAGGAAAAGATGA
- a CDS encoding chordopoxvirus fusion protein — MLFSVELIEELENLDPQVRSAFLKILKLIEKAIGEVVKREDFLELKREVERLAKAVAELAEAQKRTEQRLTRLETVVAELAEAQKRTEQRLTRLETVVAELAEAQKRTEQRLTRLETVVAELAEAQKRTEERLNELAEAQKRTEERLNELAEAQKRTEEELRQLIGEHRKTREQLGGLSHAIGYVLEDRAYKGLPALLKRDFAVESIEFIRRDYIEISPNRYEEINIFGKAKTNDKEQWILGECKAQLKKTDIDSFLSKVRRVEPYLKGEKILVTVTYQASPPVRKYAEEKGIKLYLSYEMPL, encoded by the coding sequence ATGCTATTCAGCGTTGAGCTCATTGAAGAACTAGAAAATCTTGATCCACAGGTCAGGTCTGCTTTTCTGAAAATTCTCAAACTTATAGAGAAGGCAATAGGTGAAGTAGTAAAGCGTGAAGACTTCCTTGAACTAAAAAGAGAAGTTGAACGACTGGCAAAGGCTGTTGCAGAGCTCGCTGAGGCTCAAAAACGCACTGAACAAAGACTGACACGACTTGAAACAGTTGTTGCAGAACTCGCTGAGGCTCAAAAACGCACTGAACAAAGACTGACACGACTTGAAACAGTTGTTGCAGAACTCGCTGAGGCTCAAAAACGCACTGAACAAAGACTGACACGACTTGAAACAGTTGTTGCAGAACTCGCTGAGGCTCAAAAACGCACTGAGGAAAGACTCAACGAACTCGCTGAGGCTCAAAAACGCACTGAGGAAAGACTCAACGAACTCGCTGAGGCTCAAAAACGCACTGAGGAAGAACTCAGGCAACTTATAGGAGAACACAGAAAAACAAGGGAACAGCTTGGAGGACTCTCTCATGCAATTGGATATGTTCTTGAAGACAGAGCCTACAAAGGGCTTCCCGCTCTCCTTAAAAGAGACTTTGCAGTAGAAAGCATTGAATTCATAAGAAGAGACTACATTGAAATCTCTCCCAACAGATATGAAGAGATAAACATCTTTGGCAAAGCAAAAACTAATGATAAAGAGCAATGGATACTTGGAGAATGCAAAGCCCAGCTTAAAAAGACAGACATAGACAGCTTTCTCAGTAAAGTAAGAAGAGTTGAACCCTATCTCAAAGGAGAAAAGATACTTGTTACAGTCACCTATCAGGCATCACCGCCTGTAAGAAAGTATGCAGAGGAAAAGGGGATTAAACTATACCTGTCCTATGAAATGCCTCTTTAA
- a CDS encoding methyl-accepting chemotaxis protein, with translation MTHLLMQETSCYGLIHLLFVFSLTGTALMFVSLAGMTDDGRVVNYAGIVRGGTQRLIKLELAGKPSDELIANLDKIITGLSEGSKELNLPKVTDERFTSKLNELKTKWASLKNLIKNFRQDKTLSGKLLEDSEDYFKLTNEVVFAAENYSRKKVVTSKVIQITIFAVNVALLALIFIMTQKKIIKPIYNFSNLIERVSKDDLTTKVETKGKDEISQLGSHLNGMVQSFSGIIDKILQTVVGVIDSTDKLRERAERASDGSRNQSSQASQIATAAEEMSQTITDIAKNASQAAESAEEAMKTASEGKALSNDAIKVVEEVYQSTAELSQVVQSLNRRAEEIGEIVTVIKDIADQTNLLALNAAIEAARAGEQGRGFAVVADEVRKLAERTIKATDEISEKIRNIQNEAEATSRSMDISLKNVTKANEFIKELGNSLLHIVDSVNRVKDQITQIATAVDEQSAASEEVAKNIEKTSEIAKEMERIASEVMTSVNELTKIVEDLRNATSGFKTEASRFLVIDLAKTDHRVFVGKIGACLTGSLSLSAEQLPDHRNCRFGKWYLDEGQRLCGHLASFKAIDEPHARIHSLAKEAISACNRGDTKRAEELYRQIETLSHNLVNLLDNLKRDCQQNMRV, from the coding sequence ATGACACATCTCTTAATGCAGGAGACTTCTTGCTATGGCTTGATACATCTCCTTTTTGTCTTTTCTCTCACAGGCACTGCTTTAATGTTTGTATCTCTCGCAGGAATGACTGACGATGGAAGAGTTGTAAATTACGCTGGCATAGTTAGAGGTGGAACGCAGAGACTGATAAAACTTGAACTTGCGGGAAAACCATCTGATGAGCTTATTGCAAATCTTGATAAAATTATCACAGGACTTTCCGAAGGAAGCAAGGAGTTAAACCTTCCAAAGGTAACTGATGAGAGGTTTACCTCAAAACTTAATGAGCTTAAAACAAAATGGGCATCTTTAAAGAATTTAATTAAAAACTTCAGACAGGACAAGACCCTTTCAGGAAAGCTTCTTGAGGACTCGGAAGACTATTTCAAACTTACAAACGAAGTTGTCTTTGCAGCAGAGAATTACTCCAGAAAAAAAGTAGTTACCTCAAAAGTTATTCAGATCACAATATTTGCAGTCAATGTTGCTCTTTTGGCACTTATCTTTATTATGACTCAGAAAAAGATAATTAAGCCCATTTATAATTTTTCTAATCTGATAGAAAGAGTCTCTAAGGATGATTTAACCACAAAGGTTGAAACCAAAGGCAAAGATGAAATATCTCAGCTTGGAAGTCATCTTAATGGAATGGTTCAATCTTTTTCAGGAATTATAGATAAAATCCTTCAGACAGTGGTTGGTGTAATAGATTCAACGGATAAGTTAAGGGAACGGGCTGAGAGAGCTTCTGATGGTTCTCGCAATCAGTCCTCACAGGCATCTCAGATTGCAACAGCTGCTGAAGAGATGAGTCAGACAATAACTGACATTGCGAAAAATGCCTCTCAGGCAGCGGAAAGCGCAGAGGAAGCAATGAAAACAGCCAGTGAAGGCAAAGCACTATCAAATGATGCTATAAAGGTTGTGGAGGAAGTTTATCAATCCACTGCAGAACTTTCTCAGGTTGTTCAAAGTCTTAATCGGAGAGCAGAAGAAATAGGTGAGATTGTAACAGTAATAAAAGACATAGCTGACCAGACCAATCTTCTTGCTCTCAATGCAGCAATAGAGGCAGCAAGAGCGGGTGAACAGGGAAGAGGTTTTGCAGTAGTAGCTGATGAGGTTCGTAAATTGGCAGAGCGGACAATAAAGGCAACCGATGAAATATCAGAAAAAATTAGAAACATCCAGAACGAGGCTGAGGCAACAAGCAGATCAATGGATATTTCTCTTAAAAATGTCACAAAGGCAAATGAATTTATCAAGGAACTTGGAAACTCTCTCCTACACATTGTTGATTCAGTAAACAGAGTGAAAGATCAGATTACACAGATTGCAACAGCAGTGGATGAACAGTCTGCAGCAAGTGAGGAGGTGGCAAAGAATATAGAAAAAACATCGGAGATTGCAAAGGAGATGGAAAGGATTGCCTCGGAAGTCATGACAAGCGTAAATGAACTTACAAAGATCGTGGAAGATTTAAGAAATGCCACATCAGGCTTTAAAACAGAGGCAAGTAGGTTTTTAGTCATTGACCTTGCAAAGACAGACCACAGAGTATTTGTAGGAAAAATTGGAGCCTGCCTTACTGGTTCACTTTCTCTTTCTGCAGAGCAGCTTCCAGACCATAGAAACTGTAGATTTGGTAAATGGTATCTTGATGAAGGTCAGAGACTCTGTGGACACCTTGCAAGTTTTAAAGCAATAGATGAGCCCCATGCAAGAATTCACTCTCTGGCAAAAGAGGCAATCTCTGCCTGCAATCGTGGAGATACAAAGCGAGCTGAAGAACTATACAGACAGATAGAAACCCTATCACACAATCTTGTGAATTTGCTTGATAATCTGAAAAGAGATTGCCAGCAAAACATGAGGGTTTAA
- a CDS encoding AAA family ATPase, whose translation MASRAGYQGIVFDEIQYARNWSVQIKALYDSFPDAYIWVSGSSSLLLK comes from the coding sequence ATGGCTTCCAGAGCAGGTTATCAGGGTATTGTCTTTGATGAAATTCAATATGCAAGAAATTGGTCGGTTCAGATTAAAGCATTATACGATTCTTTTCCCGATGCATATATCTGGGTCAGTGGAAGCAGTAGTTTGCTTCTTAAATGA
- a CDS encoding class I SAM-dependent methyltransferase has product MKATVSGRSLKLWLFYLIMIATEIKKISYWNENAKWYRLWREHNSYHEPIKNFLFKFTQPGLKILDIGAGDGVLSFPLIKKGCNVTALEPALAMQNYLYENSLAHGIKLKIEPRRFEELECYEIREFDFALACNSLHLTEYGIEGSMFKLFSSQVQSIFLVTERAFCPDDFNLIYPEYTLIFNHSYISESSFAYHSLDEIFEHWEFKYKRELFSWEKQKLLKSITYEKGHYWLKDFAVVNIFYWRRGV; this is encoded by the coding sequence ATGAAGGCCACAGTTTCGGGCAGAAGCCTGAAGCTGTGGCTTTTTTATTTGATTATGATAGCAACGGAAATAAAGAAAATCTCATACTGGAATGAGAATGCAAAATGGTACAGGCTATGGCGTGAGCACAACTCATACCATGAGCCCATTAAAAACTTCCTTTTTAAATTCACTCAGCCCGGATTAAAAATCCTTGATATCGGTGCTGGAGATGGAGTATTAAGCTTTCCTTTAATAAAAAAAGGTTGTAATGTAACAGCTCTTGAACCTGCTCTGGCAATGCAAAACTATCTTTATGAAAACTCTCTTGCTCATGGCATCAAACTAAAAATTGAACCAAGAAGATTTGAAGAATTAGAATGCTATGAAATCAGAGAGTTTGATTTTGCTTTAGCCTGTAACAGTCTTCACCTTACTGAATATGGAATTGAAGGCTCAATGTTCAAGCTTTTTAGCTCTCAGGTGCAAAGTATTTTTCTTGTTACTGAGAGAGCCTTCTGTCCTGATGATTTTAACTTAATTTATCCTGAATACACACTGATTTTTAACCACTCCTACATCTCAGAAAGCTCCTTTGCCTATCACAGCCTTGATGAGATTTTTGAACATTGGGAGTTTAAATACAAAAGAGAGCTTTTCAGCTGGGAAAAACAAAAGCTTTTAAAATCAATTACTTACGAAAAGGGACATTACTGGCTCAAAGATTTTGCAGTAGTAAATATATTTTACTGGAGGAGGGGAGTATGA
- a CDS encoding FmdE family protein has protein sequence MGNKNLIVHNYGKLALSIVLRENGEGYRASLKKEAINASERIKKFLLREGKLSHEERDKLIEDFLNLDEKYFKIEKIRVKLPTRDEQQEIVECTECEELQPNNFTATVNGKILCQLCSGQSYFEKI, from the coding sequence ATGGGTAATAAAAATCTTATTGTTCACAATTACGGAAAACTTGCTCTTTCAATCGTCCTTCGTGAAAATGGAGAGGGCTACAGAGCATCATTAAAAAAAGAGGCTATAAATGCCAGTGAGAGAATAAAAAAATTTTTACTAAGAGAGGGTAAACTCAGTCATGAGGAAAGAGATAAACTGATTGAAGATTTTTTAAACCTTGATGAAAAATATTTCAAGATTGAAAAAATCAGGGTGAAACTTCCTACTCGGGATGAACAGCAGGAGATTGTTGAATGTACTGAATGTGAAGAGCTTCAGCCGAATAACTTTACAGCCACTGTAAATGGAAAAATTCTATGCCAATTATGTTCCGGGCAAAGTTATTTTGAAAAAATTTAG
- the phnD gene encoding phosphate/phosphite/phosphonate ABC transporter substrate-binding protein has protein sequence MKVLTSIILIVFLIVSSASAKENYLIFLVSPMVSPVATISNFSEFVKYLEKRTGKKIILKQRRSYDEINELLKNGQAHFAYLCTGGYLAGRQQFGLEILVTPMIRNKLTYNSYIIVRKNSRIKDIAQLKGKIFAFTDPLSLTGKLFMTALINEKGYLTKNYFSRTFYTGGHENSIEAVVKGLADGAAVHSIVFDEMKKRKETTINEVKIIMKSPDFGNPPFVVSPMLSEKEKKQLLKILITMHKDKLGKKILDLIGIDRFVYPESHIYFSAHKIYQKVRE, from the coding sequence ATGAAAGTTTTAACAAGTATTATTTTAATTGTTTTTTTAATTGTTTCTTCGGCATCAGCTAAAGAAAATTATTTAATCTTTTTGGTCTCTCCAATGGTTTCACCTGTAGCTACAATATCAAACTTTTCTGAATTTGTAAAATATCTTGAAAAAAGGACAGGGAAAAAAATTATTTTAAAGCAACGCAGAAGTTATGATGAGATTAATGAACTTTTAAAAAATGGACAGGCTCATTTTGCTTATTTATGCACTGGTGGATATCTTGCTGGAAGACAACAGTTTGGACTTGAAATTCTTGTAACGCCAATGATACGAAATAAATTAACATATAATTCTTATATAATTGTGAGGAAAAACAGCAGAATTAAAGATATTGCCCAATTAAAAGGTAAAATTTTCGCATTTACAGACCCTCTTTCTTTAACTGGAAAATTATTTATGACCGCATTAATTAATGAAAAGGGTTATTTAACAAAAAATTATTTCTCCAGAACCTTTTATACTGGAGGTCATGAAAACTCCATAGAAGCAGTGGTAAAGGGACTTGCAGATGGAGCTGCTGTACACAGTATTGTTTTTGATGAGATGAAGAAAAGAAAGGAAACTACTATAAATGAAGTAAAAATTATTATGAAATCACCAGACTTCGGCAATCCACCATTTGTTGTGTCTCCAATGTTGTCAGAGAAAGAAAAAAAGCAACTTTTAAAAATTTTAATCACCATGCATAAAGATAAATTAGGCAAGAAAATTCTTGATCTGATTGGAATAGATAGATTTGTATATCCTGAGTCACATATTTATTTTTCTGCACACAAAATATATCAAAAAGTTAGAGAATGA
- a CDS encoding 2-oxoacid:ferredoxin oxidoreductase subunit beta, whose amino-acid sequence MPALEDYKGRKPAWCPGCGNFMILKAFNEAMVELGLNPHEFVIVSGIGQAGKFPHYTRCHTFNGLHGRTLPVATGIKLVNHRLKVFAVAGDGDCYGEGGNHLIHAIRRNIDVKLFVHDNQIYGLTKGQASPTTMKGVVTKTQPFGVFSEQFNPLAMAIALNCSFVARAFAGDIEHLKSVIKEAVNHKGFALVDILQPCVSFNKINTFEWYRQRVYKLEKDYDPSDRTRAFEKALEWGERIPIGVIYKAERLTFEEQIPVIREKSLVEQNVQFNVKKLIEKFL is encoded by the coding sequence ATGCCTGCATTGGAAGATTATAAAGGAAGAAAGCCTGCCTGGTGCCCTGGCTGTGGAAACTTTATGATTTTAAAAGCCTTCAATGAGGCAATGGTTGAACTGGGACTAAATCCTCACGAATTTGTAATCGTCTCAGGAATTGGACAGGCTGGAAAGTTTCCCCATTATACAAGGTGTCATACCTTTAATGGACTTCACGGAAGAACTCTTCCTGTTGCAACAGGAATAAAGCTTGTCAATCACAGGCTGAAAGTCTTTGCAGTGGCAGGTGATGGAGACTGTTACGGTGAAGGAGGGAATCATCTCATTCATGCCATAAGGCGAAACATAGATGTGAAACTCTTTGTCCATGACAATCAAATTTATGGGCTTACAAAGGGACAGGCATCGCCAACCACAATGAAGGGAGTGGTAACAAAGACTCAGCCATTTGGAGTATTCTCAGAGCAGTTTAATCCCCTTGCCATGGCAATAGCTTTAAACTGTAGTTTTGTTGCAAGAGCCTTTGCAGGTGACATAGAGCATCTGAAATCAGTAATAAAAGAAGCTGTCAATCACAAAGGCTTTGCCCTTGTTGATATTCTTCAGCCATGTGTGAGCTTTAATAAAATTAACACCTTTGAATGGTATCGTCAGAGAGTTTATAAACTTGAAAAGGATTATGACCCATCTGATAGAACCAGAGCCTTTGAAAAGGCTCTTGAGTGGGGTGAAAGAATTCCTATAGGCGTTATCTATAAAGCAGAAAGACTCACCTTTGAGGAGCAGATTCCTGTAATTAGAGAAAAATCTCTTGTGGAACAGAATGTTCAGTTTAATGTTAAAAAATTAATTGAAAAATTTTTATAA
- a CDS encoding 2-oxoacid:acceptor oxidoreductase subunit alpha, whose product MDYTIKIGGEAGQGIQTVGDILSHIFARAGYHVFTHQDYESRIRGGHNFYQIRISDKPVTASRSKVDIIVALDKESITEHEKELSPQGHVLYDSTFLKEKYDKPHFLDVPLFELAQTHGGSKIMANTVAVGAVIGMLGMNPEIMYETLRKTFKKKGEEVIDANLKSSKAGYEYARKQCLTCSFMVSGFASPKLLITGNEAIGFGAIASGLKFYSAYPMTPSTGIFNFVAENARDFGIVVEQAEDEIAAVNMAIGASFAGVRAMTGTSGGGFALMVEGISLAGMTETPLVIALAQRPGPATGLPTRTEQADLLFALYAGHGEFPKVIFAPGSPEQAVYLTNKAFDLAEKYQITAIILTDQYLADSQWSYEGFDLSKLKYNDYRLRGDKFRRLNYYARHSFTETGVSPLLVPGDSVHLVVTDSDEHDEEGHIIEDAETRIKMVEKRLFRKMPLIKREIEPPILYGESSPQIVLLCWGSMYGIVKEVVDKLSEKYKIAMLHFSELYPMPEDMGWLEILKNAKLCINIEQNATGQFARLLKMETGFSIEKHINRFDGRAFTVDELKEKVYACIGRL is encoded by the coding sequence ATGGATTACACAATAAAAATTGGTGGTGAAGCAGGACAGGGTATCCAGACAGTCGGGGATATCCTCTCCCATATATTTGCCCGTGCAGGCTATCATGTATTCACCCATCAGGACTATGAATCCCGCATAAGAGGCGGACACAATTTTTATCAGATTAGAATCTCCGACAAACCTGTAACAGCCTCACGAAGCAAGGTTGACATAATAGTTGCCCTTGATAAAGAAAGCATTACGGAGCATGAAAAGGAACTTAGCCCTCAGGGGCATGTTCTTTATGACTCTACTTTTCTTAAAGAAAAGTATGATAAACCACATTTCCTCGATGTTCCTCTTTTTGAGCTTGCTCAAACTCACGGTGGAAGCAAAATAATGGCAAACACCGTGGCAGTGGGTGCTGTTATTGGAATGCTTGGTATGAATCCTGAGATTATGTATGAAACTTTAAGAAAAACTTTTAAGAAAAAGGGTGAGGAAGTTATAGATGCAAACCTGAAATCTTCAAAAGCTGGCTATGAGTATGCCCGTAAGCAGTGTCTTACCTGTTCTTTTATGGTATCAGGATTTGCCTCACCAAAGCTTCTTATTACAGGTAACGAAGCCATAGGTTTTGGTGCAATTGCCTCTGGATTAAAGTTTTACTCTGCCTATCCAATGACTCCATCAACGGGTATATTTAATTTTGTAGCTGAAAATGCAAGGGACTTCGGTATAGTGGTTGAGCAGGCAGAGGATGAAATAGCAGCAGTCAATATGGCAATAGGTGCTTCCTTTGCAGGAGTAAGAGCAATGACAGGTACATCTGGAGGTGGTTTTGCGCTTATGGTTGAAGGTATCTCACTTGCAGGGATGACAGAAACTCCTCTTGTAATCGCACTTGCCCAGAGACCAGGACCTGCCACAGGACTTCCAACAAGAACAGAGCAAGCTGACTTACTTTTTGCCCTTTATGCAGGTCATGGAGAGTTTCCAAAGGTAATATTTGCTCCTGGAAGTCCTGAACAGGCAGTTTATCTTACAAACAAAGCCTTTGACCTGGCTGAAAAATATCAGATCACCGCCATAATTCTTACGGATCAATATCTTGCAGACAGTCAGTGGAGTTATGAAGGATTTGACTTGAGCAAGCTCAAATACAATGACTATCGCTTAAGAGGCGATAAATTTAGAAGACTAAACTACTATGCCAGGCATTCATTTACAGAAACAGGCGTTTCTCCTCTTTTGGTCCCTGGTGACTCAGTGCATCTTGTTGTAACAGACTCTGATGAACACGATGAAGAAGGACACATTATTGAGGATGCAGAGACAAGGATAAAGATGGTTGAAAAAAGACTCTTCAGAAAAATGCCGCTCATAAAGAGAGAGATTGAACCACCAATACTTTATGGAGAAAGTTCTCCTCAGATTGTGCTTTTATGCTGGGGTTCAATGTATGGAATAGTAAAGGAAGTGGTAGATAAACTTTCTGAGAAATATAAAATCGCCATGCTTCATTTCAGCGAACTTTATCCAATGCCTGAAGATATGGGCTGGCTTGAAATCTTAAAAAATGCAAAACTATGCATAAACATTGAGCAGAATGCAACAGGTCAGTTTGCCAGACTTCTTAAGATGGAAACAGGCTTTAGCATTGAAAAGCATATAAATCGCTTTGATGGAAGAGCATTTACAGTGGATGAACTAAAGGAGAAGGTATATGCCTGCATTGGAAGATTATAA